The following proteins are encoded in a genomic region of Nerophis lumbriciformis linkage group LG23, RoL_Nlum_v2.1, whole genome shotgun sequence:
- the LOC133622388 gene encoding mitogen-activated protein kinase kinase kinase kinase 4-like isoform X7, giving the protein MANDSPAKSLVDIDLASLRDPAGIFELVEVVGNGTYGQVYKGRHVKTGQLAAIKVMDVTEDEEEEIKLEINMLKKYSHHRNIATYYGAFIKKSPPGHDDQLWLVMEFCGAGSITDLVKNTKGNQLKEDWIAYISREILRGLAHLHAHHVIHRDIKGQNVLLTENAEVKLVDFGVSAQLDRTVGRRNTFIGTPYWMAPEVIACDENPDATYDYRSDLWSCGITAIEMAEGAPPLCDMHPMRALFLIPRNPPPRLKSKKWSKKFFSFIEGCLVKNYTQRPPTEQLLKHPFIRDQPNERQVRIQLKDHIDRTKKKRGEKDETEYEYSGSEEEEEDPPEQEGEPSSIVNVPGESTLRRDFIRLQQENKERSEALRRQQLLQEQQLREQEEYKRQLLAERQKRIEQQKEQRRRLEEQQRREREMRRQQERDQRRREQEEKRRIEEMDRRRKEEEERRRAEDEKRRNDREQEYIRRQLEEEQRHLEMLQEQLLREQAMLLADERYRKNIQGSPQTAPPPKQPPLPPRSVEPFSNGSSSEVSAMHRPMEPQVQWSHLAALKSSNSAAPSPPPPPMVARSQSFSEPGGVTANFAQLHMRSQEPHHHHPSPARTDSQPQPPLHQPQAPPSDEVPPKVPVRTTSRSPVLSRRESPLPSQPSGQRNVSGYQSTRFMQQLYPLLV; this is encoded by the exons GGACGACATGTCAAGACTGGGCAGCTGGCCGCCATCAAGGTCATGGACGTCACAGAG GATGAAGAAGAGGAAATTAAATTGGAGATTAATATGCTGAAGAAGTATTCCCATCACAGAAACATCGCCACCTACTACGGGGCTTTCATTAAAAAGAGTCCACCGGGACATGACGACCAGCTTTGG ttGGTGATGGAGTTCTGTGGAGCTGGTTCCATCACAGACCTGGTGAAGAACACCAAGGGGAACCAGTTGAAGGAAGACTGGATTGCCTACATCTCCAGAGAAATCCTCAGA GGTTTAGCCCACTTACACGCCCACCATGTTATCCACCGAGACATCAAGGGCCAGAATGTCCTGTTGACTGAAAATGCCGAAGTGAAACTAG TGGACTTTGGTGTGAGTGCCCAGCTGGATCGCACTGTAGGCAGGAGAAACACCTTCATTGGTACTCCATACTGGATGGCCCCCGAAGTCATTGCCTGCGACGAAAACCCTGATGCTACATATGACTACAGA AGTGACCTGTGGTCTTGCGGCATTACAGCAATTGAGATGGCTGAAGGAGCGCCAC CGCTTTGTGACATGCACCCAATGAGAGCACTCTTCCTGATTCCAAGAAACCCCCCTCCGAGGCTCAAATCCAAGAAATG GTCCAAAAAGTTTTTCAGTTTCATCGAGGGCTGCCTTGTGAAGAACTACACACAGCGGCCGCCAACAGAACAGCTGCTCAAACACCCCTTTATCCGAGACCAACCCAATGAGAGGCAGGTCCGAATTCAGCTGAAAGACCACATTGATCGCACCAAGAAGAAGAGGGGCGAAAAAG ACGAGACTGAGTATGAGTACAGTGGcagtgaggaggaggaggaggatcccCCGGAGCAGGAGGGAGAACCAAG ctccatcgtTAATGTGCCGGGTGAGTCCACGCTGCGCAGAGACTTCATCCGCCTGCAGCAGGAAAACAAGGAGAGGTCAGAGGCACTTCGTCGTCAGCAGCTCCTGCAGGAGCAGCAACTTCGCGAACAGGAGGAGTACAAGCGCCAACTACTGGCAGAGAGGCAGAAGCGTATTGAACAGCAGAAGGAGCAGCGGCGGCGACTGGAGGAG caacaAAGACGCGAACGTGAGATGAGACGGCAACAAGAGCGGGATCAGCGTCGGCGAGAGCAGGAGGAGAAGAGGCGCATTGAGGAAATGGATCGCAGGCGCAAAGAGGAAGAAGAGCGCAGGCGTGCTGAGGACGAGAAAAGGAGGAATGATCGTGAACAG GAGTACATCCGACGGCAGTTAGAGGAAGAGCAGAGACACTTGGAGATGCTACAGGAACAGCTGTTGCGTGAACAGGCTATGTTGTTG GCTGACGAACGGTACCGTAAGAACATACAGGGCTCCCCTCAGACCGCCCCTCCTCCCAAGCAGCCCCCTCTGCCTCCCCGCTCAGTTGAACCCTTCTCCAACGGTAGCTCATCTGAGGTCTCCGCCATGCACCGGCCCATGGAGCCTCAG GTCCAGTGGTCTCACCTTGCCGCTCTTAAGAGTAGCAACAGTGCCGCCCCTTCTCCGCCTCCTCCGCCCATGGTCGCTCGCTCCCAGTCCTTCAGTGAGCCCGGTGGTGTTACTGCTAACTTTGCACAGCTCCACATGCGCTCCCAGGAACCCCACCATCACCACCCTTCGCCTGCCCGTACTGACTCCCAGCCCCAACCTCCCCTACACCAGCCTCAGGCCCCACCTAGTGACGAGGTGCCACCCAAG GTACCCGTGAGAACAACGTCTCGATCTCCTGTACTGTCGCGCCGAGAGTCTCCGCTACCATCGCAGCCTAGCGGACAGAGGAATGTATCTGG ATATCAATCGACACGATTTATGCAGCAACTTTATCCTCTTCTGGTGtaa